CCGTTGGGGCTCGAAGCCAATCCCGCAGTAAGGGGGAAAGTCCGGACCGGGTTGGTTCCTGGTCTTCGGACATATGAGTTGCTTCCGAGCTCGAAGCTAACAGAGCGGTAAGGGCCGATCCGGAGATCAGACCAGAGAAGAGCCCTGAAGTCAATGCTTTGGAGGCCCTGGCCGTTTCAGATAAGGCTGAAAAGCCAGTGAAGATCAGATCGCCCCTAGTATCCGTGACATACTCGAAGTTACCAAACCTTATCTAATGCTCAAGGGCAAAATTGTCGACCTGGTTGAGATGACCGGTCGAGTTGGCGTGCAGGACAATGCTGCCAAATGCGAAAAGCTGCCCGGGGACGAAGATGTCCCCGGTGCTGATGCCGTCTCTGATGATCAGGCGATCCATCGATCCCTCGTCGATCCAACaaaggaactctcagtgaaagcaccaatgtcggtgtcaaaactggcggatctcgggtagggggtcccgaactgtggatcTTGGACCGATGGGGAACAGGGGACatgggacacgatatttacccaggttcgggccctctctaagaggtaataccctatgtcctgcttgattatattgcttgtgtatatgGGGATTACAGAGTTGATCTCCCACGAGATCGGACGAACTAAACCCTAAACTAGTAGGATGGTGATTGTTAtcttagcctctatggactaaaccctcttgtttatatagacaccaggggtgctAGGGTTTACATACAGTCGGTTACATCAGAGGAACACCGGATCTTCCATCTTGACTTGGAGCACATACCAAGGCAGAAAAAGTCTTCGATCCGGATACATTGCGGCCCAATAGTGCGGCCCATGAGAGTTAGGCCGGCCACCTGAGGAAACTAGGACATGGTGCAATTATCGTATCTTATCTACTATAAGTGTGACCAATCAACTAGGGTTAACATTATCCATATGAGAAGATAATGTGAAGATCTTTCCATTTATTACATAAGTCAAATGGTTTTTGGGCATTAGTACTTCAAGATTTTTGTAATAAAAATCAAGAGGTGGTCAATTATCATATCATATGCAATTAATACCACGACATCTTTCATTCCAGCAAAGCAATTTATTACTCTTCTTGAATGACAACCATTCATTTCATGATAGTTGCATAACTTTATAAATATGATGGTAGACACATTAACAAACTGAACATTTCATATTTCCACCATGAAAGAAAATCCATCTATCAGTGTGACCATTCTCTTAGCATATTTTATTCTAACCATCGGAGGAAAGGAAGTAAAGTGTAtaacacaagaaaaaaatactagcGCGATCCCATTAAATCAAAAAGTCAATAAGACTATTCTGGTATGTATAGATTCATCTTAGTTTGTACATCTATAATCATTTTTTGGACTATGAAGTTTAGGAGATACAAAAATAGGTTGACGGAAGAGATGTTTACGACTGCATCGATGTGAATCTACAACCAGCCTTTAGCCATCCACTACTCAAAGACCACAAGATCCAGGCAAGTTTTAATAATCAATATATTATAACATTCATGTACTCGCTAACTAAAATGTAGATGTTCATATAGATGTATAGGAATGGTATGTTATTTGAAATAGACAGTGGCAGGTTGGTAGATAATGTATATAACCATGGTAGCAATTATTTGAACTCCAGTTTTTATACTAATACTTCATAAATAAGCTTTCATGACACATCTAGTGTTCTTAATTTCTCTtcatgttatatttattttatagaaTAGAAATATACAACATTTTGGTATGATCACCAAGCAGGGCAACATGCAAATTGAACTAATTTTATTGATATGTTTAATTGTGCATTATAACACATAAACATGAACACTTGTGATCATTTTTTTCTTAAACTACATGTTGATTAAATTTTCCTCATTAATAGATGGAACCAAGCTCTTTCCCACTAAGTACTTCTACCAAATCTCCGTTAATGGATGCCATCCCACAAGCCCAATTGGCCCTGATTGAGTGCCCTACAGGAACGATTCCAATATTACGCAACAAAAGAAGGGTCCACATGCGAGTAGAAACTATTGGTAAAGTGATTAGCCAGGATGAACATGAGGTGAGCTTTTAATATAATATTTTGGGTGATTCAGTTATCATGGTAGATTATGACAATGTAAACTTTACCTTGGAGTTGTTGAATGCACACCATTTTTTCCTTGCAAACCACATGTCAAAACAATAATTACCTAACAACATTCTAGGATTTTATCGCATTAGATTCATCCTTTAGATAAAATATATGACCCAAGGTAGTCAAATAAGTAAATGAAAATGATTACTTGTTTAAACATTTTGACACTTGACATTTGTGTTACCATTGGAGTGGATTAAACTTTTCTCCAAGTGTTTCGTCTATATTAACCTTAGTTGCACCATTAAGTGATGTTCATCAAAATTTTGTTGTGATATGATGCCAATCTTTCTTATGTTTAATAGGCACTAGTATTTTCATTATAAACAAGTCAATATCTTGTTTGGGCTTGCAGGTTGCAGGAATAGAGTATTTTGATGTGATATATGGGACGCAGGCTAAAATAAATGTCTATAATCCTATGGTGAAGAATAATAGTAAGGATCTAAGTGCATCATGGATACAAATTAGTAAGGTACAAAAAGTAGGTGTTGCAGATGGGATAGGGGCCGGTTCTTGGGTATATCCAAGCTACAGTGGCAACAACTTTGCTAGGTTTCATGTTGCTTGGGTAAGCCATAACTATTTCTTTGGATGCACATTCTTTAATTTAAGAATAACTTATAATGATACCCTTTTATTGACATTGATACACATTTATGTGAAGCTTGATGGCTTAAAGACTTGCCCTGATCATGATTGTGGCGCTTTTGTGCAAGTAAGCTCAAGTGTTGGTCTAGGAGGAAGATTTAAACCAGTTTCTGTCTATAATGGACCACAATACGTCATAGATGTTGTTATTTTCAAGGTATTCTCATGTAAATATGTCTGCTAATTCTTGTATTTTGTTTTCTCATGTGAAATGCATGAATGATATTTTGATGAAAACTTGAAGACTTTGCTTAAACCAAACTTATAGGTCGTCAACCCATAATATAACACAATATTACTAAGAACCTTTGATTGTACAAAATATTTTAACATAGGGGGGAGACTCCCAGATATATCTCTAATATTATATTCATGTTAACATGACATACAATTAAAAGGATAGTTTCACCTCACCATAAACATTTTATCAATTGTTATTCATTTCAACTTTGTTAAGCATTTACATGAACCTTTGATTTATTTTAGGACCCAAAGACTAAAAATTGGTGGGTGGCTTATGGTCCACAAAACATACATATTGGATATTGGCCAAGGGAAAATTTCCATTTCATGAAGGATCAATGTAATTATGCATTATGGGGTGGATATGTTCAAGGACCAACGGCCTCATCACACTCTCCACAAATGGGTAGTGGTCATTTTGCTTCAGAAGGATTTGGAAAAGCAGCGTTTGTGAGTAATATCCAAATTGTAGATAATGAAGGCAAGTATGTTAGTCCAAATGACAAGCAAATTGGTCTTGTCGCCACCAATTTATCCAAATATACTGCGAAGGCTCATGGTTATGGATATAGTCACTATGGTGTGCATACTTACTATGGTGGACCTGGTGGTTttgtttgaatatatatatatttatGTATAATTATTAATAAAGTTTCCGTAATCTAATTAATATTTTGACTTGAACAAATTATTTTGTGATTTTATCATGTTCGAATGTATTTATAGTGGTGGATAAGTTAGTGTAGGTTAGGTTTGATTTCCTCGGCTATACACCGTGTATTTTAGTGTTTCTTCTCAAAAGTGTTATGTTTGATGCTGTATAAGAATAAGAGAGACAAACCTGTTAATTGGACTATGTGTTCACTTCACTCTATGTAGATAAGACATTGAATACATTGTCAATTCTTGGGATAAGTGAGAACCATTTTATTCGTGTGTCTCATCTTTCACGGTACGTGAGGACAATTTCATACATTTCCTAAAAGTTTAAAAAGGTTCCCAAGTGATGGTAAGAATACATGATGAACTTCTAAAGCAATGATAATTCCTAGACCAATGGTGGACGAAGAGAGTGGAGACAGGGTTGAAGGAGATGAAGGGGGAAATGTAGCTTTGTCTTCTGGCAATGACATGGTGTTAAGGACATGCAAAAACTACCGAGAAGGAAATGAGTGGGGAGAGATTTTACATTTCCCTCTATGAATAAAACTCATGTCATCACGTTGGACACACATTTCTGACCTAGAACAATCATTGATCggttttcctttatttattttcattattcCATGCATGTGCATTCAATTAGCTTGTCTACGAGGTGAAGTTGttaggtatgtagatgcactcgacAACATATTGCATGGTGATTAAGTCATCGAGGATGGGAATCGGGTCAACGTGTGAATGTTGGATGGTATTACTTCTATAAAGGATGTCGGAGTACCCGCCTTCCTGGGCTCATCGAGAGCGAAGAGCGCCTTCCGGCCGTCCATTGACGGGTGGCATGTGTCGGGAGCCTCTCGGGCAGCTCCGTGCCATCTGATCTCCCTGGACGGCAAGGACCTAGGCGACACGGCTGGAAGGTCCATGATGGGTGGACCGCCCGGTGTCCATCGCGCCCCTGATGACCTACAAGTCACACGATTTAGTTGTATCTTCATTGAAGTAAGAGTatcgtgttggaaatattccctagaagcaataatattatactattatatttctatgtttacaattaagagtttatattctacgCTATAActtctatgatcctggaatatgtgattcagtggagaACTCATATGCGCGtatggaatgataaacggtaaaaccTCATTcatagtcttgcctctaagactaactcaagtgttgtttgtgatcatgttttccggatcttggGATAccattaagtgtaacgatagtacCAAAACAACTTTCAGAATATGATGTtcgaagaacgatcatattgaaatgatccaacttgtttgttatactttgagatgctACCATCACAAGTCAATTGTGATAACATTACAAAataaacacttctgtgatgatacgtgtttgtcacagtaggtcacgttttctgtcatgcatgtacatccatgatgattttatgaaagaatcaagatagtcatacatgtgttgtcgtagaagtgttccatgacaatactgaaattgtcatcacggaagtgaccacttctatgatgataaatggcgtgtcatggaagtgttttcgtcaagggtaaccgacacgtggcatccatcgtaacgggtcgtcgttaagctattgggtctcattttggatctgataacccattaacggCAATGACCAATGGCGGTtttcatgtgtaaaattctcattggccgaaagAACCACATGTCAACTCtgcgttgggatagatgtcatccagcgaatggacgggacgcgcctatgatacgttgataCGTGGCTCAGCACAATAGTGGCCCATTTAGGtcaaaaggctggcccgtttgacttggtcaaaagatagcgGGCCAGCCCTCGGAAAGCccgttaatggcatgttcgcatataacgcatttacaacccgctaactcacgacccattatggcctatccgaattaggcccagtagcctCATCTGGACCGTCTAATATGATTCCGGCACATGTATGGCCCAgaatgtctttcagcccatatgaggccctttgtacctctgggcccattaacggcccgtggtgaaactggcccataatgaacagtatatctctttatacccattaacggcccattattccattgggtcgtttccagcctgtgttagctttcggccttctaagggcacatgtattcttgggctcatttccagcatttcattacttacggtccgttactggcctgttctgctttgtgacgcccccgattcaatcatacactaaccatacacgcaaatgtgtacgatcaagatcagagactcagtggaagatatcacaacgcaactctagacacaaattaaaataatacaagctttatattacaagttatgggcctcgagggctcgaatacagaagcttgaatacaaacgagttagcggaagcaacaatatctgactacagacataagttaaacacgtttgccttaagaaggctagcacaaaagcaacaacaatcgaaaaggcaaggcctcctgcctgggagcctcctaactactcctggtcatcagcagcctccacgtagtagtaggcaccctcggggtagtagtagtcgtcaacGGTAGCGTCTGGTTCCTGAGATCTGACATCTGGTTGCAACATCCaagaagaatggaaaacagaggaaaagaggaagcaaagcaaccgtgagtactcgtccaaagtactcgcaagcaatgatctacactacagatgcactggtatcaaagggaagtggctgtatatgtggactatactacagaatgccagaatagaggggaaagcctagcctatcgaaggcTAGCATCTTCTTGAAGCCAtcatcttgcagcatttagaagagtacaTAATAGCATTTTACAATtagcaagcatgttgtagcattaacgcccagagatcctttctcgactccctgcgaaaaagcaatcccggagccatcatatccaatCCACATCTTagtaaccagttctagttgtaaAGATCGGAATACAACTCCATGTcgtcctgttaccgtggacacgactattcgaatagattaacttccctgcaggggtgcaccacattacccaacacactcgatcactctggccggacacactttcctgggccatgcccaccctcggaagatcaacagtcgcagccctacctaggcccaacagagaggtcagcacgccggtctaaatcctatgtgcgcacGGGTCTTGGGCGCATCGCacgttgcacacctgcacgttgcgtacgcagccggtgagcagacctagcccgcTTATACAAgtgcaggcgttccagtccaacccagcgCACACCACTCTATCACTAATGtctgaagagcttcggctgatactacgacgttgagtgcccataactgctcccgcgtggtggttagtgcgtataggccagtggccaactcagatcaaatacccaaactCGTTAGTGACTTGGGAGcgtgcggtaacgagcagagactcacgatcatgtgacctcgtcgccccgtctcgtggacttacgacaagggctcggaatgcccggccatgccacgtagaaatctcgcgggtaccctctaggtcaaccccactacacatcaactcgcgggtacccctcagggccgacccgacttcaataaCATGGGTCTGTggtaaagtcaaagtaaccgtgtgcccaaaacagcaaggggggaacccgaggaatcaccctcgatggattcccactcgatgtaaccgtcaaggtggactaggaggaatcaccctcgatggtccacacttgagggaTTGCATGACAGAGCCTACATCGGGAGTGGAGAAGGAGGAATCACCTTCCGTAGGCCACGACCGATTAACTACACTAGAGAGTTAACATCCGAAGTGTtgtatgaggtatcaccctcggcactcgatagtagctctgcagagtcgtacaactaaggggtgtgatgtgatgtgtcgaccctggacgtcgatcacgttgatcgagtcaccTGGTAATCCagcggggcaacaaggacaaggtgaggggtcactaatggatcactaaccaacctatactaagcagtttacgataagcaggtaaggtacaagagTAAGTTACAAAAGCAGTCTATGCATCATATAGGGGCAATCAagtacaatagcaaaatctaatgcaagcatgattgAGAATGGAATGTGCAATATTGGAATGATTAAGGGGGGTTGGCTTGCCTCGAAGCTTggccaagaaggaggggtcgtcaagaGCGTATCCGACGTCTAGAGCAGCAACGTCAGTCTTGAAgtctatcagagagaagagggggaagaaacaatgaatacaatgcaaacagatgcatgacgatgcgcAACATGTCATTAAGCAGTGTTaggtgtgacctaacgcggtactaggtgctactggcgaagggggataacatccgagaaagtatccctagtgtttggcattttcggacagatgaaatggagggggcggttgcatgttcgctatgctagagacgtgtggcagacgaacgaagagcgtattcggattcgtcatgtttttctgagcaactttcatgtacaaagtattttcatccgagatacggtttattttatattaatttacgaAGTTTTAAGCATATTATGAAATTTATATTAATTAAATTAATTCAATAGTTAACTGCTACGGGTACCCAGTGAAGTGTACCCAGTTTTTGCACGTGAGGCTGACAGGTGGTCCCAGTGCTGAGTCAGCACGCTGACTGGATACATCTTATCCGTTCGAATAGTAAATGGTGGGCCCCTGGTGTCAGTGAGACATTCTATTAAACCAGTTTTTATTAGAataactagcaaaaatgcccgtgcgttgcaacgggagaaagaaACTCTCGCACATCTTCAGTGGGCCATCCGTGTTGCCACTTTTTTCTTTGTATCATGTTGAAGGGGGTGACGCGTCCATCTATTTTACAATAAGCATGACCGTTCTCAAGGTAGTGAGATTGATCATCACACTCTAGCATGCCATGTTGTAGGTCGCACGGACAAAATTAAGAAGGTGGAAAATCGAGAAAAAAAACTTTAGACCCACGTTGCACAGGCTTGTAATTCATTTAGTCCTTACTTTGTCAAGAAATTAATACGGACAGGAGGGCCAAAATCAAATCTTTGTTGCATGAGGTTCACCGTCCACATTCATAACAACGAATAATTTCTTTCCTTCTAATTTATTTCTTCTTTTGATTTAAATTCCTTTTTTTTCTGGGCTAGGACAGCGGAACTTATTATTTCCTTCAAGGCTGATTTTTTCCATATTTTAATTCCTTTCCTTCTTtggcagaccccccccccccctcttgcgcTCAAATAAGAGCAGaattcactcttttccttcttaaCTCGTTTCCTTGTTGGGCTCAAGAATTTACTCCtttccttattttttcttttctaGGAGCAAACCAGATCCAACACCTTGGCCTTTTGTTGATTCTTAAGGTGCTTATTGACTTGAAATTGCTTGTTCCTAGAGACGCACTCGCATGGCTTCCCACGACATAATTTTTTGTGGAAATTATCATAGGCCCCTATCCAataagagaaaagtatgtttttggtccaTCAAGTTCCAGCAAAGTATAGAAttggtccctcaagatttttttcgcatacatttggtccctcaagtctcaaaaccggaTAGTTTGGTCCTAAACCAGATTTTGAGCACGTTGACCGGTTTTGACTGCCACAAAACCGCCCgatgaacagtaaatttgaaaaaaaaaacttcaaaaaaaactgatttttttggGATCCAATATGCTTACATGCGCAAGGTGCGACCAACTTTTCATGCTCTTTCGACACTCTAGGAGCTggtgaaaaataaaacaaaattttgCTCACAAAAAATAGCCAAAATTGTTTATTTTTGCTAGAGCCTGTCCGATGTCATTTCATGACAAAAGTTTTGGTGGGACCTTGCGCATGTAAGCATATTGGACCCCAaacaatttcagatttttttgatattgttttgattttttttgaatttactattcatcagGCAGATTTTTTTTTACCACGAGCTCCTTGAGTGCTGAAAGAGAACGAAATTTTGTTCACATCTTGCGTACGCAAGCATATTCGACcccaaaaaatttcagattttcttgaattttttttgccGAATTTACTTTTCATCGGGCGGTTTTGTTGCGGTCAAAACCGGTCAACGTGCTCAAAATCTGGTTTAGGACCAAACTTATCCGATTTTGAGACTTGAGGGACCAAATGTATACCGAAAAAATTTGAGGGACCAAGTCTATACTTTGTGGGAACTTGAGGTACCAAAAACATAATTTTCTCATCCAATAAACATTCATCAAGACTCCTGTCCACATGGTCACAACATGTTCTAATATAATCCATTCCAAGGCAATAACCTCGGGTATTGCACCTACAACTGTTACTGAACCATGACAGCGTAAGGGAATGTTTAATCTTAAGTTCACAATGCTCGTGGTTCACATGGAGCAAATGATAGTTGCTAACCAAGGTTGACCGATATGGGTCGGGGACTGTTCTTGTCGAGAAAGACCAGGAACGTTGCTCAAAGACCTTCCATACTTAGGCTAATGTAATATGAAAAGCAAGGAACTTATATCAGAAACACCAAGGATTATGAATTCAACTCTTCGTGCATTGGTGTTAGCCGTAAGTGGGTCGAGCGGGGCAGCCTTGTTCCCGGCAACTCCTAGAAGAGGAGCATGTTGGTGACGGGCGCTGAATGGAAGTTGTGCTTTTAACAACATAAGTAGGTTAACCAAGTACTTGGGAAAAATTATTCTACGAGCTTTCCGAACCAAGATGCCCGGATATAATTCATAATTttagagaaaataaattaactGGCCTGATCAGATAAAAAAGTGCATCCATAAGTAAATGCACCTACCTTTCATGTTCATTTTGGTGTTTGCCAGTGCCGAAATAATATAAAACCGGTTCTTCCTGTCGTGAAACTAAGCACACATATCAATACACAAATACAGGTCTAT
This window of the Triticum aestivum cultivar Chinese Spring chromosome 5D, IWGSC CS RefSeq v2.1, whole genome shotgun sequence genome carries:
- the LOC123124574 gene encoding uncharacterized protein → MKENPSISVTILLAYFILTIGGKEVKCITQEKNTSAIPLNQKVNKTILVDGRDVYDCIDVNLQPAFSHPLLKDHKIQMEPSSFPLSTSTKSPLMDAIPQAQLALIECPTGTIPILRNKRRVHMRVETIGKVISQDEHEVAGIEYFDVIYGTQAKINVYNPMVKNNSKDLSASWIQISKVQKVGVADGIGAGSWVYPSYSGNNFARFHVAWLDGLKTCPDHDCGAFVQVSSSVGLGGRFKPVSVYNGPQYVIDVVIFKDPKTKNWWVAYGPQNIHIGYWPRENFHFMKDQCNYALWGGYVQGPTASSHSPQMGSGHFASEGFGKAAFVSNIQIVDNEGKYVSPNDKQIGLVATNLSKYTAKAHGYGYSHYGVHTYYGGPGGFV